The Anastrepha ludens isolate Willacy chromosome 2, idAnaLude1.1, whole genome shotgun sequence DNA window ACACGAAAATTACAAGCCAGGAAATTttccttaattaattttttttgctgaatcaACCCTTTATTAAACATGAGTACGTGATTAGTATTCATATTCGCacttatatgcatgcatgtgtatgtatgtgcttatatatatatatatgcataccaCTTACttatacacatttacatatctGCGTATATGTACATCAGTTTTAATTCGATTTTACATATTAtggtattattatttgtttattttttttttgtaaagtaaacaaattacCCGCAGCATTTAACTGCACTCCGATTGACTTTCTATGTAACGCATTGATGCAAAAAGCCATGACAGCGTTGGGTACAACATTCTTCGTTTCGATAgcactacaaaaataataaaggaaatacaaaacaaatgaatatgcatatacatatgtccgaGTATGTTTGTAAACGCTTGTCAGACCTTTGCGCCATTTGGTTTGCAGGGCTCCGTTGAAGTTTCTACAGCATCACTTTCAGTTACAGCTTCTTGGGCATCTACTACTTTTACAATGGTCGGATTGTCGCCGATTGGTGAttgtgtttgttgttccaaTTGCTTTGCTTTCCGCGCCGCTTCTTGCggtagtaaaacaaaaaagatataCTCTGGTCCATTCGCACCACTCCTCGCTTCGACAGCTGCAAAGCGGTCTTGAAGAACTGGCTCTTCTGCTTGCACTCCCTCCCACTCACGGTTGTTATTCAGTAAACTTTTCAAAGTTGTTCCAGATTTTCCCCGATTATTGGTTTGTGGTTGATTATACTCATATTTGGGAATTATATTAGACTGAGCAATGCTTTCTAAGAGCTCTTCAAAAGTCAAGGTGGGACGTTCGACTGCAGGAGTGGGACGCTTTTTCCCAATACAGCGATAGGAGTAGGTTAAGCACGTATTGGAACAGCACTCCCAATGTTCTTGACACTgaaataaatttgagttttatttcttcatattactatttacatatatatgtttgtatgtacacatatgtaaatacctacgtatatataaaatatttatttgtgctgTAAGCTTTTAAAGAAATAGGTACTTGcacaataacatttattttcccACTTACATATTCATTATACTCTGCGCATTTTATCTGCGTTGCTGTAGTGAAATCACAAAGCGCaaagcataaaaaaactaaatacagaACTTTCATTGGAGCGTTTACTTTCGACATGTTTATAGTGACAAAGCCGGCATTCAACTGATTTTTATGAGCGCAGTTTAAATTCTCATAGCTTTGCTCGCACACAAAACAGGGTTGCTGTGTAGCGCAGTATTCGAAGACATCTTTAAAAtaaagtacaaggtggcgcaaaattaatcaccctctcGGAAGATTTAtgaattttgcaaatggcgttgtgCACCAATCATATTCGACCATTGTGAGCTACACAGCTGCGATATACAAGCAACGGAgcacaaactcatttttttctatttagtaaaatagttattcaaaattaaaattgatgattaattttgcgccgccttgcAGGAACTCATTTATATaggtcaaatatatatatatatagttggcgtgtacaccctttttgggtgtttggccgagcccctcctcttatttgtggtgtgcgttttgatgttgttccacaaatggagggacctacaattttaagccgattccgaacggcagatatttttatgaggagctttttcatgtcagaaatacactcggaggtttgccattgcctgccgaggggcgaccgctattaaggCAAAGAGTAATGAGCAACACAATAGCATATCTAGCAatcagtttttttgaaaatatccttCCTTTTATTTCAAGATTTTAATAATAATcggaaataacaaataaattttattagtgCAGGGCGATAGCGAacatttaaaagttttatagcaaaaaaaaagattactCCAATCGGTTGAGTAATTTCGGATTTGTTGcaagttaaaatttaattttatgatttttaaacactttttggATTATAGGCACGCTCCCATTTTGAGTTTACGCAATTTATGTGATAAAGAACCTACGGGAAAATTAGGTTCAAAATACCCAAAATTCTCTACAAATCGGAGCATTCCCATATTTCGGGACCTTCTTTTATAAGACCAAGTAGGGGCAGATAAGCCCATATTTCGAAGATTTTAATCAATCACATTTATTTGAAATGAGATTTTCCTTCACAAGTTAGTGTGGAACATCAAGACGTCGGCCAAAAAAATATCCCAAGCACCTAATAGGGCATATCCTCTTATCTTTTGATTATTATCCACAATTTTGTCTTCTAattgtgtttttaaataacttttccactaaagaaaaaaaaatattatgttgagcaagggaaattttattttgaccttgaGGCACATAATTGCTTTTCTGTTTGTGTATTGTAGCTGAGATCACCGCTTAtaccaaatttaataaattttgctagttattaatgaaaaaaaacatcctttgaaatttcgaaaattacaGTTAAATGGAATATATCATATAACAAGtaaaggcctcttctattcacGACTTCTCTGTTCgactaacttgacgaaaaaaacTTCCTAAGGCTAGGCGAAAAGATGAAGACTTAAGGTATATTGCTCGACTCTATCCACCTTCAATACCTTCGACCCAGGGTAATATGATAATCAAGCTGCATTGAGCAGCCCCAAATTTTTTTCGAGTTAACGTGTATTTAAACGAACGATCATCAGTATGTTCGAATGGACAGACAAATATGGCCAAATCTATTGCTCTGTGCTTCAAGAGTATcacattccaaaaaaaaaaaaaattatttgtttagaTAAGTATGCAGAAACAATCATCAGCTTCTCTCTTATGTTGCCTTGTAAAAACTCCTTAGCGCTATCTATGGCCAGTAGATGTAAAAGTGACCTTACTTCTATTTAAAGAGATCtagtaaattcaaaactttgaAGCCATTTTCTCTTTGATTTATTGTTTAAGTTATAACATTCTTCtgcttttacaaaattatgtgaAAGAATTTATAGTACTcctgtataaaaataatacttgatttaaatttaaatttcatatccAATGCTCATATAGCAAAACTATAGCTATAAGATTATTCGAAGATGACGCGGATCTTTGACAACAACTATTTGtggtaaattaaaatattattttgtttttgtttcttcagAAAATTTGGACTACAGATTATTTGTACTACAGACTTTGGCAAACTTACGATACTGTTTTAATGGAAATCGTCGCTCTGCAAGAAATGGACTTCGCGCAATGCTTTATGAatgatgagacacattttcacctaAACAGATATTTTAACAAGCGCAACTGCTGCATTTGGGGTACTGAAGATCCACTTGTCAATCAAGAAAAAACTCTGCATCCACAATGAATCCCCATTTGGCGGAGTCATCGAACTGTGCTTCTTTGAAAATGTTGCCAATAACGCTGTTACGGTTAACGGAGAATGCTCGCGTTACATGTATCAAACTTATTATGGTCTGAAGTAGTTGACAAGGTCTTGAACAGTATTTGGCTTCACACAGGACGGTACCAGTTGGTATACAGCGCATGAAACAATGGCCCTATTGCGAATGAAGTTCCCAGGGCGTATTAACTATCTAACGAAAAAACGAGATCAAATGATTGCTGAGGTCTTGCGATTTGTTCACATTGAAAGGAATGGTCCACACCAATAAGTCCGAGACGATTCCAGAGCTGAAGAACGATAGATAGCCCgaactatatatttatatatttatacttcTCCTCCCTTATTCAAGAAGTAGAGAAAATACAAAGATCATACTGGGACCACCTCAATCAAAATCAATGCCAGGCAGCTTTAATAAGCTTTATAAACCGATTTAATGATTTTatggaacaaaacaaaaataattttagacaGGGTTGGGCACAgtgcattaaataattaatgcaacAAGCGGATAGTTAAAACACTGAATAACTgaacactttttttactttcaagtaCTAAAAAATTAGTGATAGTGCAATTTAGTGGTAGTTCAAAATGTCCAAACCTGATTTCAAAGTAATCACAGGAATTCTAAAAGaagtttatatattaaattaatatcttACTGACCTGGGAATATACTCCAAAGGAACTTGCAGATCCTGTAGGAAACAAGATGAAATCGCCAATCAGCACAGCAGCATAAGCGAGAAGTgcaaaaaactcaataaaatagggtAAATACTAAAATTCATGGAGAAATTTGGGCCCagggaaatactctgaatccatgACAGTGACACAATACATCTTTCAGATTACAGTAAGAAATCCCCTCGtagtatttaataataataataatttatacttTATTTATCCCTTTATTGCAAAGTTACAACTAATTTAAGCGTTTGCATGGCAACAACGGAGAGAAACTAGAAATTttagaacaaaacaaataaatagtctttgttttgctttgtttttgtgtatgCACTGAGTTTCGattcatacaaatatatttacttacatataaatatacttaaACATATATTGATCTCAGCCTAGAGAAgagattaaaataataaaacaattactcataaaaataatacgcaataaacaaatttatcaaTTAACCAATTAATTTTAGCCAATGCAATGTAAAAAGCAATGAGATCAGACTTGGAAATTCCACAAGATATTATttcgtaaacaaaattttacgaACCATTTCTGACCAAAAAGGTCCTAAGGGGTTAGACCATGGAAAATTAATGCATATTTCGGGGATTTTCGTCGAGCATTCGTTATTTAGAGCTAATGCATAAAccgtcagtaaaaaaaaaacacaaaaaaaaaatcaaaaatcaacttAATTTTTAAGCCTTTAtgaacttgcactttattataccaaaattcaatgagatataaaactgcatactcgaatatttaaaaacaattctaattaaaaattgttacatttattcaatttattggaTTTGTTTTAAGTTGCATAATAGTTGAAACTTGGATTGATATAGCTTTTGTGGAagccttaaatatttttttatgaaaaaaatttgttaaataagaaagaaataattttgagcTTGTCAATAAGTTCCAGTACTATAGTTATTTAACACAGTGTATATGAAAATAGAAGCAAGTAGCATTTTTTGATAAATCGAAAAACGGCGGTATAAAAA harbors:
- the LOC128858814 gene encoding uncharacterized protein LOC128858814 produces the protein MSKVNAPMKVLYLVFLCFALCDFTTATQIKCAEYNEYCQEHWECCSNTCLTYSYRCIGKKRPTPAVERPTLTFEELLESIAQSNIIPKYEYNQPQTNNRGKSGTTLKSLLNNNREWEGVQAEEPVLQDRFAAVEARSGANGPEYIFFVLLPQEAARKAKQLEQQTQSPIGDNPTIVKVVDAQEAVTESDAVETSTEPCKPNGAKCYRNEECCTQRCHGFLHQCVT